CAAAACACCTCCACGCTCCTGCAAGTCCACGACACAAACTCCGTGAGCGCGCCCGGCACACAAGGTTATTTGCGTTTGCGAGTGAGCCGTCCATGAGTGACGCGGGAAGTTCCGGGCAATCAATTTATTTTGGAACTCGTGGAGACCTCGGCGTTTGCCTTCACCGGCAATTCGTCTGCCAGCGGAATTTCATTGCGCAATAATTTTCCGCCTGCGCCCACCAGCTTCAGATAATAATCGCTCGGCAATCCCTCGAAGGTCACGAATTTCGATTCACGCCCGACCGGCACATCATTGACGCATTTGAAAATCGCCGTGCCCTCGTCCACTTCGTCAAACATCGCCACGTAAACCATCGAAGTGTTGGCGCGCTTGGCTTCGCAGAATTGCGTCCATAAAAATTGTCCCGAGAGCCGGGGAATCTGGCCCGACTCTCCGCCATACATGTTGTGCCAGCTAAATCCCGGAAATACGACCGGCAGATAATCAATCCCCCGCTCGTGGCACCACGCCTGGTCGGGCTTCAAGGATTTCGCCGCGTAATCCACCGCACCCGCCGGGTTCACATAACGTCCCACCGTCCACGGACTGATGACGTCCGCCATCGCCGCGATTTCCAGCAAACGCGGATCACGCACGGCATCGCCACTGAGCGTGCGCCAGCGCGCGGGCACACCGATCATGACCGTGCAACCGCCCGCTTCGGGATCGTTTTTCAAAAACTCGATCAAGCGCCGGCATTCGTCCAAAGTATATTCGCGCTGGTCATTGAAACCGATTCCCCACACGGCCACGACCGGCTTGCCATGATGATGCAGATACGCCGGGTCCTCCGTCATCGCCATCTCGCGGCGCAACGCCCGCCAATCCTGCATCACATTATCCATCTGCCCGGCGGGCATGCCACTGAGGTCATACATCACTGCGTAAGCGCGACCATTGGCGTTCGCGCCCTCACGGCAATTCGCCAGCACCGTATTGTTATGCTTAAAATTGGGTGAGTTGCGCAAACCAACCGTGAATCGCTGCACAAACACGCCATCAATCCCATAGTCGCGCATCCATTCAAAATGTTTTACCACCGTCGTTTTTTTATACGAACTGAAAACCTCCGCCGGCTTGCCATCTGCCATCTGAAATCCGGTGGGAAAACGGTCGCCCGGCAACAATTCGGAAACGTCCGGCCACAAATCCACTTTCGCGTTGCCATCCGTCAGTTCTCCGCGCCCCTTCGTCCAGTGCCGCCATCCGCGTGCCGAACTGCCATCGCCCGGCACGCCAAACCAGCCTTGATAGCCGCACATCACCTTGCCAAAAAGTGTTTGCGTATCCACGCCCTTCACAACCGGCCCAGTATAGGCATCCACTGACTCAACACTTACATTGTCCACGTCAAATCCCGGGCCGATCTCTTTTGCATTGAACAAAAATTCGCGCGCCGTTTGTGTCGCGGGGCTTAATTTTACTAATCCAAATAACGCGAGATTCGTCGCGCGTGTGAACTGACGCTCCCCGTCCAGGATTGAAAGTTGCAATTCGTAGTGCGCTTCAGCTTGTCCCCAATTCCGCCCAACAAATCTGAAGTGATACCACACGTCCGGCAAGATTTTGCCCAAGCCTGAAACCGGCGATTGCGAGATTTTATTTTTGCTCACCGTCGCGGCGCACCAGCCTTTCGCATCATCGTAATCAATATCTACCTCGCCCGTTCCGATCTGAAAATCAAATTCCCGCCCGGAATTTTTTCGCGCGCGAAAATCGAATTGAATGTCAAAGTTTGCCAAACCATTGGTCGAACCATTCTCCAGGCTCGCTCCCAATTCACCATTCGCCTCGATACTGGCAAAGTGACGGCTCGAATTCGCGCCACTTGATTCACGCACGGACACGCCATTCGTTAGATTCCAAAAGGTCGAAAGACCGCCGCGTTCAAAATTATCTTCACCCACCGTTTCCGCCCGCGCGTGTGAACCAAAAATAAAAATGATCGCGAGACACGCCAGCCATCGCATGCGGATAGGCGGGTAAATGCTGCGGTCGCACCTGGGAACAAAAAATCGTAACGGCAAAATCATCAAATGAATTTTCAAAACTGTAAACCGCCGCCGCCGCTTTACGCATATCCTCTAAAGGGAGGAGGCTCACGGCTCCGCTTCCTGTTTTAAGCGACATCCCCGATTTTGGGGATGGTATGGTTTTGGATATATGGTAACCTGCTGAACCATTTAAGCCTTCCCCGCCAAATGGATTACCCTTTTTACAGACGCTATGGAGGTGGGCTTTGTTCCCACGACTTTCAGAAAACGCGCTCAGTGGCTTGACCAATGTCTGCGCGCGAATCGAATTGTCATTTGCGCCTGCCTCGCTGCGACGCTAGCATGGCCGAATCGTGAAGCGGCAGAAACAGCGCCCATCCAATCCAAACTCCGAGCCGCGCCTCTTTACTCTTCGCGATTGGTTGTTCGCCTGCGGCCTACTCGCCGCCATTATTTTGGCTTATCTGCGCGCGTGCACCGGGGAATTCATCTGGGATGACGACGCCAACGTCACTAAAAATTTCCCGTTGCGAACTCTTGCCGGCTTGCGTGCCATCTGGCTTCAACCGGGCGCCACGCAACAATATTATCCTCTCACCCA
This sequence is a window from Verrucomicrobiia bacterium. Protein-coding genes within it:
- a CDS encoding glycoside hydrolase family 71/99-like protein; the encoded protein is MILPLRFFVPRCDRSIYPPIRMRWLACLAIIFIFGSHARAETVGEDNFERGGLSTFWNLTNGVSVRESSGANSSRHFASIEANGELGASLENGSTNGLANFDIQFDFRARKNSGREFDFQIGTGEVDIDYDDAKGWCAATVSKNKISQSPVSGLGKILPDVWYHFRFVGRNWGQAEAHYELQLSILDGERQFTRATNLALFGLVKLSPATQTAREFLFNAKEIGPGFDVDNVSVESVDAYTGPVVKGVDTQTLFGKVMCGYQGWFGVPGDGSSARGWRHWTKGRGELTDGNAKVDLWPDVSELLPGDRFPTGFQMADGKPAEVFSSYKKTTVVKHFEWMRDYGIDGVFVQRFTVGLRNSPNFKHNNTVLANCREGANANGRAYAVMYDLSGMPAGQMDNVMQDWRALRREMAMTEDPAYLHHHGKPVVAVWGIGFNDQREYTLDECRRLIEFLKNDPEAGGCTVMIGVPARWRTLSGDAVRDPRLLEIAAMADVISPWTVGRYVNPAGAVDYAAKSLKPDQAWCHERGIDYLPVVFPGFSWHNMYGGESGQIPRLSGQFLWTQFCEAKRANTSMVYVAMFDEVDEGTAIFKCVNDVPVGRESKFVTFEGLPSDYYLKLVGAGGKLLRNEIPLADELPVKANAEVSTSSKIN